The following are from one region of the Euleptes europaea isolate rEulEur1 chromosome 11, rEulEur1.hap1, whole genome shotgun sequence genome:
- the LOC130484256 gene encoding cathelicidin-3-like, with product MANCWATLLLMVGVAIAIPTVPPQLSYDQALASAVKTYNQESGLESIFRLLEAEPKQNWDPTTGNLQQLTFTMQETTCPNSENVVTEQCEFKPDGLIKGCTGYFSTEPGNPKILVSCENAVQKPVRVTRFRGLGLLLRGLGRGFGRLWGSNQ from the exons aTGGCAAACTGCTGGGCAACGCTCCTGCTGATGGTTGGGGTAGCCATAGCAATCCCCACCGTCCCCCCGCAACTGAGCTATGACCAAGCTCTGGCCTCTGCTGTCAAGACCTACAATCAGGAGTCAGGCCTGGAGAGCATCTTCCGGCTGCTAGAAGCTGAGCCGAAACAGAATTGG GATCCCACCACCGGAAATCTTCAGCAACTGACCTTCACCATGCAAGAGACCACCTGCCCCAACTCAGAAAACGTTGTCACTGAGCAATGTGAATTCAAGCCCGATGGG TTGATAAAAGGTTGCACTGGATACTTCTCCACTGAGCCGGGAAATCCCAAGATCCTTGTCAGCTGTGAAAATGCGGTTCAAAAG CCTGTCCGAGTCACCCGATTCAGAGGACTTGGATTGCTCCTGAGAGGCCTTGGAAGAGGATTTGGCCGCTTATGGGGCTCCAATCAGTAG